One window from the genome of Gammaproteobacteria bacterium encodes:
- the eno gene encoding phosphopyruvate hydratase: MKKITDIRGREIIDSRGNPTVEAEVVAGGVTGRASVPSGASTGSLEAAELRDGDKKRFHGRGVRNAVTNVNTEIRDALVGMAVQEQRALDDAMIELDGTENKSRLGANAILAVSLAAAKAGAAIEGVPLHRHLAAGSVPLLPVPMINILNGGSHASNNVDIQEFMIVPLGGGDVRETIRIGAEIFYSLNRVLDKRGFSTTVGDEGGVAPDLESNEAAIEMILEAVEVSGYRPGEDIFLALDVASSELFDGGFYRLPSEKRHYDSAAFIECLAEWAGKYPIISIEDGMAEDDWDGWRAMTRKLDDKIQLVGDDLFVTNTEIIKKGIEMGVANSVLIKPNQIGTLSETLAAVELAQNAGYNCVMSHRSGETEDVSIADLAVATGVGQIKTGSLCRTDRVAKYNQLIRIEEGLGRDAGFAGRAVFERFLSPPQA; the protein is encoded by the coding sequence ATGAAGAAAATAACCGACATTCGCGGGCGCGAAATCATTGATTCGCGCGGCAACCCGACGGTCGAGGCCGAGGTCGTCGCCGGCGGCGTGACCGGGCGCGCCTCGGTTCCGTCCGGCGCCTCCACCGGCTCGCTCGAAGCCGCCGAGTTGCGCGACGGCGACAAGAAGCGTTTTCACGGGCGCGGCGTGCGCAACGCCGTCACCAATGTCAACACCGAGATCCGCGATGCGCTGGTCGGCATGGCGGTGCAGGAGCAGCGCGCGCTGGACGACGCGATGATTGAACTCGACGGCACCGAAAACAAAAGCCGCCTCGGCGCCAACGCGATTCTGGCGGTGTCGCTGGCGGCGGCGAAGGCCGGCGCCGCCATCGAGGGCGTCCCGCTGCACCGCCACCTCGCCGCCGGCAGCGTGCCGCTGCTGCCGGTGCCGATGATCAACATCCTGAACGGCGGCTCGCACGCCAGCAACAATGTGGACATCCAGGAATTCATGATTGTGCCGCTCGGCGGCGGCGATGTGCGCGAGACCATCCGCATCGGCGCCGAGATTTTCTATTCGCTGAACCGCGTGCTGGACAAGCGCGGCTTCAGCACGACCGTCGGCGACGAGGGCGGCGTCGCGCCCGACCTGGAGTCCAACGAGGCCGCCATCGAGATGATCCTGGAAGCCGTCGAGGTCAGTGGCTACCGTCCGGGCGAAGACATTTTTCTGGCGCTTGATGTCGCCAGTTCGGAGTTGTTCGACGGCGGCTTTTACCGTTTGCCGTCGGAGAAGCGCCACTACGACAGCGCCGCCTTCATCGAGTGCCTGGCCGAATGGGCCGGCAAATACCCGATCATCTCCATCGAGGACGGCATGGCCGAGGACGACTGGGACGGCTGGCGGGCGATGACCCGCAAACTGGACGACAAGATTCAACTGGTCGGCGACGACCTGTTCGTCACCAACACCGAAATCATCAAGAAGGGCATCGAGATGGGCGTCGCCAACTCGGTGCTGATCAAGCCGAACCAGATTGGCACCCTGAGCGAGACGCTGGCGGCGGTTGAACTGGCGCAAAACGCAGGCTACAACTGCGTGATGTCGCACCGTTCCGGTGAGACCGAGGATGTGTCCATCGCCGACCTCGCGGTGGCGACCGGCGTCGGCCAGATCAAGACCGGGTCGCTGTGCCGCACCGACCGCGTCGCCAAATACAACCAGTTGATTCGCATCGAGGAAGGGCTGGGGCGGGACGCCGGGTTTGCCGGGCGCGCGGTGTTCGAGCGGTTCCTGTCGCCGCCGCAGGCGTGA
- the kdsA gene encoding 3-deoxy-8-phosphooctulonate synthase, with translation MELCGWRVGGRRPFFLISGPCVIESEQLALETAAQLKDITAGLGIPFIYKSSFDKANRSSHDSFRGVGFERGLRILERVGREVGVPVLTDVHEDTPLDEVAQVVDVLQTPAFLCRQTNFIRNVARAGRPVNLKKGQFLSPWEMKNVVEKGRAEGNRQLMVCERGCSFGYNNLVSDMRSLVIMRETDCPVVFDATHSVQLPGARGGESGGQREFVPALARAAVGVGVAGVFMESHPDPERALSDGPNAWPLGAMRGLLEELKAIDTVVKAA, from the coding sequence ATGGAATTGTGCGGCTGGCGGGTCGGCGGGCGGCGCCCGTTTTTCCTGATTTCGGGGCCTTGCGTCATTGAAAGCGAGCAACTCGCGCTTGAAACCGCGGCGCAACTGAAAGACATCACCGCCGGCCTCGGCATCCCGTTCATCTACAAGTCGTCTTTCGACAAGGCCAACCGCTCGTCGCACGACAGTTTTCGCGGCGTCGGCTTCGAGCGCGGGCTGCGCATACTCGAGCGCGTCGGGCGCGAGGTCGGCGTGCCGGTGCTGACCGATGTGCACGAGGACACGCCGCTCGACGAGGTCGCGCAGGTGGTGGATGTGCTGCAAACGCCGGCCTTCCTGTGCCGCCAGACGAACTTCATCCGCAATGTCGCGCGCGCCGGGCGGCCCGTCAACCTGAAGAAGGGGCAGTTTCTGTCGCCGTGGGAAATGAAAAATGTCGTCGAGAAGGGCCGCGCCGAGGGCAACCGGCAGTTGATGGTTTGTGAAAGGGGGTGCAGTTTCGGCTACAATAACCTGGTGTCTGACATGCGTTCCCTGGTCATCATGCGCGAGACGGATTGCCCGGTTGTCTTCGACGCGACCCACTCGGTGCAGTTGCCGGGCGCGCGCGGCGGCGAATCCGGCGGCCAGCGCGAGTTCGTGCCGGCGCTGGCGCGCGCCGCCGTCGGCGTCGGCGTCGCCGGCGTGTTCATGGAGTCGCATCCCGACCCCGAACGCGCGCTGAGCGACGGCCCCAACGCCTGGCCCCTCGGCGCGATGCGCGGCCTGCTGGAGGAACTGAAGGCGATTGACACCGTTGTCAAGGCGGCCTGA
- a CDS encoding CTP synthase translates to MTRYVFVTGGVVSSLGKGLASAAIGAILEARGLKVGLTKLDPYINVDPGTMSPYQHGEVYVTADGAETDLDIGHYERFVRFRAGRHNNYTTGQIYERVIRKERSGDYLGSTVQVIPHITDEIKAAIREGAGDADVMLVEIGGTVGDIESLPFLEAIRQFGLENDAPCAYVHLTLVPYLETSGEIKTKPTQHSVKELRSIGIQPDLLLCRSKRPLPPEERKKIALFTNVAGDAVISAVDLENIYEIPLWLHEQRVDDLLVRRLGLDDTRPADLGEWRAVVQARRSPETEVRIAMVGKYTGLTDAYKSVNEALAHAGLKTRTRVEIVYVDSDRLGNGGDGLAGMDGVLVPGGFGLRGIEGKIRAAEYARRHGVPYFGICLGMQVAAIEFARNVAHLESANSTEFDAATPHPVIALITEWNDASGAVKRRSEGSDLGGTMRLGEQGCRLAAGSAARAMYRGDVIRERHRHRYEFNNTYKDRLCDAGLVVAGVSMDGQLVEIIEVGGHPWFVGCQFHPEFTSVPRDGHPLFIGFIGAAGRFHRERG, encoded by the coding sequence ATGACGCGCTATGTTTTTGTCACGGGCGGCGTTGTGTCGTCGCTGGGCAAGGGGCTTGCCTCCGCCGCCATCGGCGCGATTCTCGAGGCGCGCGGCCTCAAGGTCGGGCTGACCAAACTCGACCCCTACATCAATGTGGACCCGGGGACGATGAGCCCCTACCAGCACGGCGAGGTGTATGTCACCGCCGACGGCGCCGAGACCGACCTTGACATCGGCCATTACGAGCGTTTTGTGCGTTTCAGGGCGGGGCGCCACAACAACTACACCACCGGGCAGATTTACGAGCGCGTCATCCGCAAGGAACGCAGCGGCGACTATCTCGGCTCCACGGTGCAGGTGATTCCGCACATCACCGACGAGATCAAGGCCGCCATCCGCGAGGGCGCGGGCGACGCCGATGTGATGCTGGTCGAGATTGGCGGCACCGTCGGCGACATCGAGTCGCTGCCGTTTCTGGAGGCCATCCGCCAGTTCGGGCTGGAGAACGACGCGCCTTGCGCCTATGTGCACCTGACGCTGGTGCCGTACCTCGAGACCAGCGGCGAAATCAAGACCAAGCCGACCCAGCATTCGGTCAAGGAACTGCGCTCCATCGGCATTCAGCCCGACCTGCTGCTGTGCCGCTCGAAGAGGCCGCTGCCGCCGGAGGAGCGGAAAAAGATCGCGCTGTTCACCAATGTCGCCGGCGACGCCGTCATCTCGGCGGTGGACCTTGAGAACATCTACGAGATTCCGCTGTGGCTGCACGAACAGCGCGTGGACGACCTGCTGGTGCGCCGCCTCGGGCTGGACGACACGCGCCCGGCGGATCTCGGCGAATGGCGCGCGGTGGTGCAGGCGCGCCGCTCGCCCGAGACCGAGGTGCGTATCGCGATGGTCGGCAAATACACCGGCCTGACCGACGCCTACAAGTCGGTCAACGAGGCGCTGGCCCACGCCGGCCTGAAAACGCGCACCCGCGTCGAGATTGTCTATGTGGATTCCGACCGCCTCGGCAACGGCGGCGACGGCCTCGCCGGCATGGACGGCGTGCTGGTGCCGGGCGGCTTCGGCCTGCGCGGCATCGAGGGCAAGATACGCGCGGCGGAGTACGCGCGCCGCCACGGCGTGCCGTATTTCGGCATTTGCCTCGGGATGCAGGTCGCGGCCATCGAGTTCGCGCGCAATGTCGCGCATCTGGAGTCCGCCAACAGCACCGAATTCGACGCCGCCACGCCGCACCCGGTGATCGCGCTGATTACCGAGTGGAACGACGCATCGGGCGCCGTCAAGCGGCGCAGCGAAGGCTCCGACCTCGGCGGCACGATGCGCCTCGGCGAGCAGGGCTGCCGGCTCGCCGCAGGCTCGGCGGCGCGCGCGATGTACCGCGGCGATGTCATCCGCGAGCGCCACCGCCACCGCTACGAATTCAACAACACCTACAAGGACCGCCTGTGCGACGCCGGGCTGGTCGTCGCCGGCGTGTCCATGGACGGGCAACTGGTCGAGATCATCGAGGTCGGCGGCCATCCGTGGTTCGTCGGCTGTCAGTTTCATCCCGAGTTCACATCGGTGCCGCGCGACGGCCATCCTCTTTTCATCGGCTTTATCGGCGCCGCGGGCCGTTTCCACCGGGAGCGCGGCTGA
- the tilS gene encoding tRNA lysidine(34) synthetase TilS translates to MSELVRDPDLARGVAAELSELLAHLKPSRMVLAWSGGADSSVLLHLLRRLETPRAPALLAVHVHHGLHDEADAWERHCREQARGIGVEMAAVKVRARAAPGESPEAAARRARYGALRRFATPGTLLLTAHHRDDQAETVLLQLMRGAGTAGLAAMPRCTPFGDGWLARPMLAFSRAAIRDYALRHELRWVEDSGNAELRHDRNYLRHRVVPLLRARWPEWEAAAARAARHQGEARELLDAEAARCLARCMTPDGCALLVKACSALSAARQKIVLRHWLKTCGLRTPGERQLEYLRAALIASRPRSGSVIAWPGSEVGFYRDRLYARARPLSPPPVERPWPHGADLELPELKQTLRWRELLRQAPALAAAARLHVGFRRGGEQCARRRGAGCFHQDLKKIFQARGVPPWERDRVPLIHADGRLRLVWGLAVCE, encoded by the coding sequence ATGTCTGAGTTGGTGCGCGACCCGGACCTGGCCCGCGGCGTTGCCGCCGAACTGTCGGAGTTGCTGGCGCATCTCAAGCCGTCGCGGATGGTGCTGGCGTGGAGCGGCGGCGCCGATTCCAGCGTCCTGCTGCACCTGCTGCGCCGCCTGGAAACGCCGCGCGCGCCGGCGCTGCTTGCGGTGCATGTCCACCACGGCCTGCACGACGAGGCCGATGCGTGGGAGCGGCATTGCCGCGAACAGGCGCGCGGCATCGGCGTTGAGATGGCGGCGGTGAAAGTGCGGGCGCGCGCCGCGCCCGGCGAAAGTCCCGAGGCGGCGGCGCGGCGCGCGCGCTACGGTGCGCTGCGCCGCTTCGCAACCCCCGGCACGCTGCTGCTGACCGCGCACCACCGCGACGACCAGGCCGAGACCGTGCTGCTTCAGTTGATGCGCGGCGCGGGCACCGCCGGCCTGGCGGCGATGCCGCGTTGCACGCCTTTCGGCGACGGCTGGCTGGCGCGGCCCATGCTGGCGTTTTCGCGCGCGGCGATTCGCGACTACGCGCTTCGGCACGAACTGCGCTGGGTCGAGGACAGCGGCAACGCCGAGTTGCGCCACGACCGCAACTACCTGCGCCACCGCGTCGTCCCGCTGCTGAGGGCGCGCTGGCCGGAATGGGAGGCCGCCGCCGCGCGCGCCGCGCGCCACCAGGGCGAGGCGCGCGAACTGCTCGACGCCGAGGCCGCGCGCTGCCTGGCGCGCTGCATGACGCCGGACGGGTGCGCGCTGCTGGTGAAGGCGTGTTCGGCGTTGTCCGCCGCCCGGCAGAAGATTGTGCTGCGCCACTGGCTCAAGACCTGCGGGCTGCGCACGCCCGGCGAGCGCCAACTGGAGTACCTGCGCGCCGCGCTGATTGCATCGCGCCCGCGCAGCGGCAGCGTCATCGCGTGGCCGGGTTCGGAGGTCGGCTTTTACCGCGACCGGCTGTATGCGCGGGCGCGCCCGCTGTCGCCGCCGCCGGTTGAAAGGCCGTGGCCGCATGGCGCCGACCTTGAATTGCCGGAACTGAAACAGACGCTGCGCTGGCGCGAACTGCTGCGCCAGGCGCCGGCGCTCGCCGCCGCCGCGCGCCTGCATGTCGGCTTTCGCCGCGGCGGCGAGCAATGCGCGCGCCGCCGCGGCGCCGGTTGTTTCCACCAGGACCTGAAGAAAATCTTCCAGGCGCGCGGCGTGCCGCCGTGGGAACGCGACCGCGTGCCGCTGATCCACGCCGATGGCCGCCTGCGCCTGGTCTGGGGCCTGGCGGTCTGCGAGTAG
- a CDS encoding acetyl-CoA carboxylase carboxyltransferase subunit alpha yields MHSEHLDFEQPIVELEQKLEELRRLVSRGEVDLNPEIEQLEQKCRKLTKQIYDDLTPWQTAQLARHPQRPYTLDYIGALLTDFEELHGDRHYLDDPAIVAGIGRFCGRPIAVAGHQKGRDTEEKVRRNFGMPRPEGYRKAARLFRLAERFRMPVLTLIDTPGAYPGVGAEERNQSEAIAANLQLMSQIETPVVSVVIGEGGSGGALAIGVGDRLLMLQYSIYSVISPEGCASILWKDANKAADAAKALGITPQRLGELSLVDEIVPEPLGGAHRDFKAVTARLRDSLEAQFNQLANLPPQRMLDDRYRRLTEVGHFKHV; encoded by the coding sequence ATGCACTCCGAACATCTTGATTTTGAGCAGCCGATCGTCGAACTCGAGCAAAAACTTGAAGAACTGCGCCGCCTCGTCAGCCGCGGCGAGGTGGATCTGAACCCGGAAATCGAGCAACTCGAGCAGAAATGCCGGAAGTTGACGAAGCAGATCTACGACGACCTGACGCCGTGGCAGACCGCGCAACTGGCGCGGCATCCGCAGCGCCCGTACACGCTTGATTACATCGGCGCGCTGCTGACCGACTTTGAGGAACTGCACGGCGACCGCCATTACCTCGACGACCCCGCCATCGTCGCCGGCATCGGGCGTTTCTGCGGGCGGCCCATCGCCGTGGCCGGCCACCAGAAGGGGCGCGACACCGAAGAGAAGGTGCGGCGCAATTTCGGCATGCCGCGCCCGGAAGGCTACCGCAAGGCGGCGCGCCTGTTCCGCCTCGCCGAGCGTTTCCGGATGCCGGTGCTGACGCTGATTGACACGCCGGGCGCCTACCCCGGCGTCGGCGCCGAGGAGCGCAACCAGAGCGAGGCGATCGCCGCCAACCTGCAATTGATGTCGCAGATTGAAACGCCCGTCGTCAGCGTCGTCATCGGCGAGGGCGGTTCCGGCGGCGCGCTCGCCATCGGCGTCGGCGACCGCCTGCTGATGCTGCAATACAGCATTTACTCGGTGATTTCCCCGGAAGGCTGCGCCTCCATCCTGTGGAAGGACGCCAACAAGGCGGCGGATGCGGCGAAGGCGCTCGGCATCACGCCGCAGCGCCTCGGCGAATTGTCGCTGGTGGATGAAATCGTCCCCGAACCGCTCGGCGGCGCCCACCGCGACTTCAAGGCGGTGACGGCGCGGCTGCGCGACAGCCTTGAGGCGCAATTCAATCAACTCGCCAACCTGCCGCCGCAGCGAATGCTGGATGACCGCTACCGCAGGCTGACCGAAGTCGGGCATTTCAAGCATGTCTGA
- the zapE gene encoding cell division protein ZapE: MTEPPQTTPAAALGERYRRRLAEHGHESDPAQIEVVRRLQRLFDEITAEPERGGVRRWLRRITGRTPPAPRGLYLWGGVGVGKTFLMDLFFEALPVERKQRLHFYRFMQEVHALLKRGRGRRNPLDAVAERLTRRAAVLCLDEFFVSDITDAMILHQLLRALFDRNLVLVTTSNIAPPDLYKDGLQRGRFLPAIALIERHTRVVRLDARTDYRLRTLEAGEVYHHPCGRAADDELARSFRAINGCADGEDAGAGGAIEVNGRDVPVVRHSRNTAWFDFKDICEGPRSPADYISIAHLYHTVLISNVPLFDRRDDAARRFIQLVDEFYDRNVKLIVSAAAAPAELYRDGRLGPEFSRAASRLGEMQSRRYLSQAHRG, encoded by the coding sequence ATGACCGAACCGCCGCAGACCACTCCCGCCGCCGCGCTCGGCGAACGCTACCGGCGCCGCCTTGCGGAGCACGGCCACGAGTCCGACCCGGCCCAGATTGAGGTTGTGCGGCGCTTGCAGCGCCTGTTTGATGAAATCACCGCCGAGCCAGAGCGCGGCGGCGTGCGGCGCTGGCTGAGGCGCATCACCGGGCGCACGCCGCCGGCGCCGCGCGGGCTGTATCTGTGGGGCGGCGTCGGCGTCGGCAAAACCTTTCTGATGGATTTGTTCTTTGAGGCGCTGCCGGTTGAGCGCAAACAGCGCCTGCATTTCTACCGCTTCATGCAGGAAGTCCACGCGCTGCTGAAACGCGGGCGCGGGCGCCGCAACCCGCTTGATGCGGTCGCGGAACGCCTGACGCGGCGCGCGGCAGTGCTGTGCCTTGACGAGTTCTTCGTGTCCGACATCACCGACGCGATGATACTCCACCAACTGCTGCGCGCGCTGTTCGACAGAAATCTGGTGCTGGTGACGACCTCCAACATCGCGCCGCCGGATCTTTACAAGGACGGCTTGCAGCGCGGGCGTTTCCTGCCGGCCATCGCGCTGATTGAGCGCCACACCCGCGTCGTGCGGCTGGATGCGCGCACCGACTACCGGCTGCGGACGCTGGAGGCGGGCGAGGTTTATCACCACCCGTGCGGGCGCGCCGCCGACGACGAACTGGCGCGCAGTTTCCGCGCCATCAACGGCTGCGCGGACGGCGAGGACGCCGGCGCCGGCGGCGCCATCGAGGTCAACGGGCGCGATGTGCCCGTCGTGCGGCATTCGCGCAACACCGCCTGGTTCGACTTCAAGGACATCTGCGAAGGCCCGCGTTCGCCCGCCGACTACATCTCGATCGCGCACCTCTACCACACCGTGCTGATTTCCAATGTTCCGCTGTTTGACCGGCGCGACGACGCGGCGCGGCGCTTCATCCAGTTGGTGGACGAGTTCTACGACCGCAATGTCAAGTTGATTGTGTCGGCGGCGGCGGCGCCCGCCGAACTGTACCGCGACGGGCGCCTCGGCCCCGAATTCAGCCGCGCCGCGAGCCGCCTCGGCGAAATGCAAAGCCGGCGCTACCTGTCGCAGGCGCACCGCGGTTGA
- a CDS encoding phosphoribosylaminoimidazolesuccinocarboxamide synthase, with product MDAVFESAIDSLPLLNRGKVRDIYQVDDDHLLIVTTDRISAFDVVLPNAIPGKGQVLTALSNFWFGRTAALAPNHQSGLDPLHAARELRERRELRERSVVVKKARPLPVEAIVRGYLLGSGWRDYRETGAVCGIALPAGLQLADRLPQPLFTPSTKAAAGEHDVNISFDAAAAQIGRDVAVRVRDAALAIYRAGADHAFQRGIIIADAKFEFGLDRDGELLLIDEVLTPDSSRFWDRRGYRPGVNPPNFDKQFVRDYLEGLDWDKTAPAPPLPDGVVRKTAERYRRARDMLMAD from the coding sequence ATGGACGCCGTGTTTGAATCCGCGATTGACTCGCTGCCGCTGCTGAACCGGGGCAAGGTCAGGGATATTTATCAAGTGGACGACGATCACCTGCTCATCGTCACGACCGACCGCATCTCGGCGTTTGATGTGGTGCTGCCGAACGCGATTCCGGGCAAGGGGCAAGTGCTGACCGCGCTCAGCAATTTCTGGTTCGGGCGCACCGCGGCGCTGGCGCCGAACCACCAGAGCGGCCTCGACCCGCTGCACGCGGCGCGCGAACTGCGCGAACGCCGCGAACTGCGCGAACGCAGCGTTGTCGTCAAAAAGGCGCGGCCTCTGCCGGTTGAGGCGATTGTGCGCGGCTACCTGCTGGGGTCGGGCTGGCGCGACTACCGCGAGACCGGCGCCGTCTGCGGCATCGCGCTGCCGGCGGGGCTGCAACTGGCCGATCGGTTGCCGCAGCCGCTGTTCACGCCCTCGACCAAGGCCGCCGCCGGCGAGCACGATGTCAACATCTCTTTCGACGCCGCCGCCGCGCAAATCGGGCGCGATGTCGCGGTGCGCGTGCGCGATGCGGCGCTCGCCATCTACCGCGCCGGCGCCGACCACGCCTTTCAGCGCGGCATCATCATCGCCGACGCCAAGTTTGAATTCGGCCTTGACCGCGACGGCGAACTGCTGCTGATTGACGAGGTGCTGACGCCCGACTCGTCGCGTTTCTGGGACCGGCGCGGCTACCGTCCGGGTGTGAATCCGCCCAACTTTGACAAGCAATTCGTCAGAGACTATCTGGAAGGACTTGACTGGGACAAGACCGCGCCCGCGCCGCCGCTGCCCGACGGGGTCGTCCGCAAGACCGCCGAGCGCTACCGGCGCGCGCGCGACATGCTGATGGCCGATTGA
- the bioD gene encoding dethiobiotin synthase codes for MADHGGAARGVFITGTDTGVGKTFVACRLIRALESGGLDTAVFKPVETGCRTHGGEMTPHDAVQLAHASRHRPATGDVCRYRFTDAVSPARAAQLAGVDLRVSDLAAACRSGLRRFAVVEGAGGLLSPIAGDGVNADLAAALGLAVVVVAADRLGCINHVLLTLEALAARNLDTVAVVLNRPDAAPAPGGALNDALGGAPDSALDNARELAAHTQTAIVKIGHDPDGGRDNNGIRRLAEMVKQAAGV; via the coding sequence ATGGCAGACCATGGGGGCGCGGCGCGCGGCGTTTTCATCACCGGCACCGACACCGGCGTCGGCAAGACCTTCGTCGCCTGCCGACTGATACGCGCGCTGGAAAGCGGTGGGCTGGACACGGCGGTGTTCAAGCCGGTCGAGACCGGCTGCCGCACGCACGGCGGCGAGATGACGCCGCACGACGCCGTGCAGTTGGCGCACGCCTCAAGACACCGCCCGGCGACCGGCGATGTCTGCCGCTACCGCTTCACCGACGCCGTGTCGCCTGCGCGCGCGGCGCAACTGGCGGGCGTTGATCTGCGCGTCAGCGATTTGGCCGCGGCCTGCCGCAGCGGACTGCGGCGTTTTGCCGTCGTCGAGGGGGCGGGCGGCCTGCTGTCGCCGATTGCGGGCGACGGCGTCAACGCCGATTTGGCGGCGGCGCTGGGCCTTGCGGTCGTCGTCGTCGCCGCCGACCGACTCGGCTGCATCAACCATGTACTGTTGACGCTGGAAGCGCTGGCGGCGAGGAATCTCGACACTGTCGCCGTCGTGCTCAACCGCCCTGATGCGGCGCCCGCGCCCGGCGGTGCGCTCAATGATGCGCTCGGCGGCGCACCTGACAGCGCGTTGGACAACGCGCGCGAACTCGCGGCGCACACACAGACGGCGATTGTGAAGATTGGCCACGACCCGGACGGCGGGCGCGACAACAACGGCATTCGCCGCCTGGCAGAAATGGTGAAACAGGCAGCCGGGGTGTGA
- a CDS encoding MBL fold metallo-hydrolase produces MIFKQLFEPSSSTYTYLIGCPDSGEAALIDPVIETFDRDMRAVQELGLRLSCTLETHIHADHVSGGFKLRSLTDCKIAGPAMDDLPCRDIGVREGETFRIGRLELYPLFTPGHTDTHHAYLMDNGTQKMLLSGDALLIDACGRTDFQSGDAGVLYDSIHGKFYTLPDDTLVYPGHDYEGRMLTTVGQEKKRNPRLNTGVTRGEFIRLMNDFDFPNPAKMEFAVPGNERCGQCPDNMPPGSERLCEAHDQG; encoded by the coding sequence ATGATATTCAAGCAACTGTTTGAACCGTCCTCAAGCACCTACACCTACCTGATCGGCTGCCCCGACAGCGGCGAAGCGGCGCTGATAGACCCGGTCATCGAGACCTTCGACCGCGACATGCGCGCGGTGCAGGAACTCGGCCTGCGGCTGTCGTGCACGCTTGAGACGCACATTCACGCCGACCATGTCAGCGGCGGCTTCAAACTGCGCTCGCTGACCGACTGCAAAATCGCAGGCCCGGCGATGGACGATCTGCCGTGCCGCGACATCGGAGTCCGCGAAGGCGAGACCTTCCGCATTGGCCGGCTTGAACTGTATCCGCTCTTCACGCCGGGCCACACCGACACCCACCACGCCTACCTGATGGACAACGGCACCCAGAAAATGCTGCTCTCCGGCGACGCGCTGCTGATTGACGCCTGTGGCCGCACCGATTTCCAGTCCGGCGACGCCGGCGTGCTGTACGACAGCATCCACGGCAAGTTTTACACGCTGCCCGACGACACGCTGGTTTATCCCGGCCACGACTACGAAGGCCGCATGCTGACGACGGTCGGCCAGGAAAAGAAGCGCAACCCGCGCCTGAACACCGGCGTCACCCGCGGTGAATTCATCCGGCTGATGAACGACTTTGACTTCCCGAATCCGGCCAAGATGGAATTCGCGGTGCCGGGCAACGAACGCTGCGGTCAGTGCCCGGACAACATGCCGCCCGGCTCCGAGCGGTTGTGCGAGGCGCACGACCAGGGCTGA
- a CDS encoding BolA/IbaG family iron-sulfur metabolism protein, with product METTQIKKLIESGIPGARAEVSGGDGKYETTVVSEHFRGLPAVKRHQAVYATVAEYISGGMLHALTIRAYTPDEAPDGPPDEAATKT from the coding sequence ATGGAAACGACGCAAATCAAAAAACTGATCGAGTCGGGCATTCCCGGCGCGCGCGCCGAAGTCAGCGGCGGCGACGGCAAGTACGAAACCACCGTCGTCAGCGAGCATTTCAGGGGCCTGCCGGCGGTCAAGCGCCATCAGGCCGTTTACGCGACGGTCGCCGAATACATTTCCGGCGGCATGCTGCATGCGCTGACCATCCGCGCCTACACTCCGGACGAGGCTCCGGACGGGCCGCCGGACGAAGCGGCCACCAAAACCTGA
- a CDS encoding cytochrome c, translating into MKYRLFTLTLAFLAAAANAGDSEAGRHKAATCLGCHGIPTYANVYPSYHVPKLAGQHAAYIVAALKGYQSGERDHPTMRAQTHRLSEGDMADIAAFFSSLPADTAAERQPARAALPEEQQQKLQVCVSCHGEDGNSPLPENPRIAGQYRDYLHRALLDYKEGRRKNAVMLGMIGLLDEHDMKVFAAWFSSHKGLGVVDIGDTDAR; encoded by the coding sequence ATGAAATACAGACTTTTCACGCTGACGCTGGCTTTCCTGGCCGCCGCCGCGAACGCGGGTGACAGCGAGGCGGGCCGGCACAAGGCGGCCACCTGCCTCGGCTGCCACGGCATCCCGACCTACGCCAATGTCTATCCCAGTTACCATGTGCCGAAACTCGCCGGCCAGCACGCCGCGTACATCGTCGCCGCGCTGAAAGGCTACCAGTCGGGTGAACGCGACCATCCGACGATGAGGGCGCAGACGCACCGCCTGAGCGAGGGCGACATGGCCGACATCGCCGCCTTCTTCTCGTCGCTGCCGGCGGACACGGCGGCGGAGCGGCAGCCGGCCCGCGCCGCGCTGCCGGAAGAGCAGCAACAAAAACTGCAAGTGTGCGTCAGTTGCCACGGCGAGGACGGCAACAGCCCGCTGCCGGAAAACCCGAGAATCGCCGGCCAGTACCGCGATTACCTGCACCGGGCGCTGCTCGACTACAAGGAAGGGCGCCGCAAGAACGCGGTCATGCTCGGCATGATCGGGCTGCTTGACGAGCACGACATGAAGGTGTTCGCGGCCTGGTTCTCAAGCCACAAGGGTCTCGGCGTTGTTGACATCGGTGACACGGATGCCCGTTGA